From a single Pseudomonas serboccidentalis genomic region:
- a CDS encoding LysE family translocator, which translates to MYWTEFLTVALIHLLAVASPGPDFAVVVRESVTHGRRAGTWTALGVGSAIFLHVGYSLLGIGLIVSQSIVLFNALKWAAAAYLLYIGFKALRAQPAKTVTDDLHKETGVRTARGAFTSGFVTNGLNPKATLFFLSLFTVVINPHTPLAVQAGYGVYLAVATAIWFCLVAMLFSQQRVRAGFARMGHWFDRTMGAVLVAIGVKLAFTEMH; encoded by the coding sequence ATGTACTGGACCGAGTTCTTGACCGTTGCACTGATCCATCTGTTGGCCGTGGCCAGCCCCGGCCCGGACTTTGCCGTGGTGGTGCGCGAGAGCGTGACCCATGGTCGCCGCGCCGGCACCTGGACGGCACTGGGCGTGGGCTCGGCGATTTTTCTGCACGTGGGTTATTCGCTGCTGGGTATCGGCCTGATCGTGTCGCAATCGATCGTGCTGTTCAACGCCTTGAAATGGGCCGCCGCGGCTTACCTGCTGTACATCGGCTTCAAGGCCTTGCGCGCGCAACCGGCGAAAACCGTCACTGACGATCTGCACAAGGAAACCGGTGTGCGTACCGCGCGCGGTGCCTTCACTTCGGGCTTCGTCACCAATGGTCTGAACCCGAAAGCCACGCTGTTCTTCCTCTCGCTGTTCACCGTGGTGATCAACCCGCACACCCCGCTGGCGGTGCAGGCCGGGTATGGGGTTTACCTCGCTGTTGCGACAGCGATCTGGTTTTGCCTGGTGGCGATGCTGTTCAGCCAGCAACGCGTGCGCGCCGGTTTCGCCCGCATGGGCCACTGGTTCGACCGCACCATGGGCGCGGTGCTGGTCGCCATCGGTGTGAAACTCGCGTTCACCGAGATGCATTGA
- a CDS encoding AraC family transcriptional regulator, which yields MLISHFEHGPVSAYPRDYLDGAHQPLHLHREAQLLYAVRGIMRVVTDLGAWVIPPSRAVWIPPQVAHEIFMSGDVQMRSLFIAPELSPASLQQCCVLAVTPLLRELILRAVQGPPHADNPLIQQLMLEELASLENLPLHIPMPTDRRLQNICLALLHTPDHPNTLEDWAQQVGASSRTLARLFQRQLKMSFNAWRQQLRLMEALPRLLAGDSVQSVARDLGYGSARAFSAMFRRLLGDNPRDYLHTLSKLSELV from the coding sequence ATGTTGATCAGCCATTTCGAACACGGCCCGGTGAGTGCCTACCCCCGGGATTATCTGGACGGCGCGCACCAGCCGCTGCACCTGCACCGCGAGGCGCAGTTGCTGTATGCCGTCAGAGGGATCATGCGGGTGGTCACCGACCTCGGTGCCTGGGTGATTCCGCCGAGTCGTGCGGTGTGGATTCCGCCGCAAGTCGCACACGAGATTTTCATGTCCGGCGACGTGCAGATGCGTTCGCTGTTCATCGCCCCCGAACTGTCCCCGGCGAGCCTGCAACAGTGCTGCGTGCTGGCGGTGACGCCGCTGCTGCGCGAGTTGATCCTGCGCGCCGTGCAGGGCCCGCCGCATGCGGACAATCCGCTGATCCAGCAATTGATGCTGGAAGAACTCGCCAGCCTGGAAAACCTGCCGCTGCACATTCCGATGCCCACTGACCGACGCCTGCAGAACATCTGTCTGGCGTTGCTGCACACACCGGATCACCCCAACACCCTGGAAGACTGGGCGCAGCAGGTCGGCGCCAGCTCACGTACCCTGGCGCGGCTGTTCCAGCGACAACTGAAGATGAGTTTCAACGCCTGGCGCCAGCAACTGCGCCTGATGGAAGCCCTGCCGCGCCTGCTCGCCGGGGACAGCGTGCAGAGCGTGGCGCGGGACTTGGGTTACGGCAGCGCGCGGGCGTTCAGCGCGATGTTTCGCCGTTTGCTCGGGGACAATCCCCGGGATTATCTGCATACCCTGAGCAAGCTGAGCGAACTCGTGTAG
- a CDS encoding 2-hydroxyacid dehydrogenase — MSNPRRAVFLDHPSLDLGDLDLSPLRACFSDLQLFAQTLPEQVSERLHGATVAITNKIRIDAAAMAANPDLKLILITATGTNNVDLEAARTHGITVCNCQGYGTPSVAQHTIMLLLNLATRLADYQKAVGEGRWQQAQQFCLLDYPIVELEGKTLGLLGHGELGGAVARLAEAFGMRVLLGQIPGRPARPDRLPLNELLPQIDALTLHCPLNEHTRHFIGARELAAMKPGAFVVNTARGGLIDEQALADALRNGHLGGAATDVLSVEPPVNGNPLLAADIPRLIVTPHNAWGSREARQRIVGQLTENAQAFFSGKALRVVS, encoded by the coding sequence ATGAGCAACCCGCGCCGCGCCGTATTCCTCGATCACCCGTCTCTGGATCTTGGCGATCTCGACCTCAGCCCGTTGCGTGCCTGCTTCAGTGATCTGCAACTGTTCGCCCAGACCTTGCCCGAACAAGTCAGCGAACGCCTGCACGGTGCCACCGTGGCGATCACCAACAAGATCCGCATTGACGCCGCCGCGATGGCCGCCAACCCTGATCTGAAGCTGATCCTGATCACCGCCACCGGCACCAATAACGTCGACCTGGAAGCGGCTCGCACCCACGGTATCACCGTGTGCAACTGTCAGGGTTACGGCACACCGTCGGTGGCGCAGCACACGATCATGTTGCTGCTCAACCTCGCCACCCGCCTCGCGGATTATCAGAAAGCCGTCGGCGAAGGTCGCTGGCAGCAAGCGCAACAGTTCTGCCTGCTGGACTACCCGATCGTCGAACTGGAAGGCAAAACCCTTGGCCTGCTCGGTCATGGCGAACTCGGTGGCGCGGTCGCGCGGCTGGCCGAAGCGTTTGGCATGCGCGTGCTGCTCGGGCAGATTCCCGGCCGCCCCGCCCGCCCGGATCGTCTGCCGCTGAACGAATTGCTCCCGCAGATCGACGCCCTGACCCTGCACTGCCCGCTGAACGAACATACCCGCCATTTCATCGGCGCCCGCGAACTGGCGGCGATGAAGCCCGGCGCATTTGTAGTCAACACGGCCCGTGGCGGTTTGATCGACGAACAAGCCCTGGCTGACGCATTGCGCAATGGCCATCTCGGCGGCGCGGCCACCGATGTGCTCAGCGTCGAACCACCGGTCAATGGCAATCCATTGCTGGCCGCCGACATTCCGCGACTGATCGTCACCCCGCACAACGCCTGGGGCAGTCGCGAGGCGCGGCAGCGTATCGTTGGCCAATTGACCGAAAACGCGCAGGCGTTCTTCAGCGGTAAAGCGCTGCGGGTCGTCAGTTGA
- a CDS encoding class I SAM-dependent methyltransferase, with amino-acid sequence MDPRSEVLLRQAELFQGSLLLAGLPADDLLGRLPNAFGWCWHAGDQAALDARFEGRSHFGVNVPEREFDSAVVFLPKSKDLTDYILNAVAARLPGREVFLVGEKRSGIEGASKQLNPFGKPRKLDSARHCQLWQVTVANAPEAKSLESLAQTYELPLAEGPLKVISLPGVFSHGRLDRGSALLLEHLDKLPSGHLLDFGCGAGVLGAAVKRRYPHNQVTLLDVDAFAAASSRLTLAANGLEAEVLTGDGIDAAPMGLNAILSNPPFHVGVHTDYFATENLLRKAAKHLKNGGELRLVANSFLKYQPLIEEHLGVCAIKAEGNGFRIYRAKRG; translated from the coding sequence ATGGATCCGCGCAGTGAAGTACTGCTTCGTCAGGCCGAGTTATTCCAGGGTTCGCTGTTGTTGGCCGGGTTGCCCGCCGACGATTTGCTCGGGCGCCTGCCCAATGCCTTCGGCTGGTGCTGGCACGCCGGCGATCAGGCCGCACTCGATGCGCGCTTCGAAGGTCGCAGCCATTTCGGCGTGAACGTGCCGGAGCGTGAGTTCGACAGCGCCGTGGTGTTTTTGCCCAAGTCCAAGGACTTGACCGACTACATCCTCAACGCCGTGGCTGCGCGTTTACCGGGGCGTGAGGTGTTTCTGGTCGGGGAAAAGCGCAGCGGTATCGAGGGCGCATCGAAACAGCTCAACCCGTTCGGCAAGCCACGCAAACTCGACAGCGCACGCCATTGCCAGCTGTGGCAGGTCACCGTGGCCAATGCGCCTGAAGCCAAATCGCTGGAAAGCCTGGCGCAGACTTATGAGCTGCCACTGGCCGAAGGCCCGTTGAAAGTCATCAGCCTGCCGGGCGTGTTCAGCCACGGTCGGCTGGATCGCGGCAGCGCCCTGCTGCTGGAGCATCTGGACAAACTGCCAAGCGGTCATCTGCTCGATTTCGGTTGTGGCGCCGGGGTCCTGGGCGCGGCGGTCAAGCGTCGTTATCCGCACAATCAGGTAACCCTGCTCGACGTCGATGCCTTCGCCGCCGCCAGCAGTCGCCTGACATTGGCGGCCAACGGTCTGGAAGCCGAGGTGCTGACCGGTGACGGCATCGATGCCGCGCCGATGGGTTTGAACGCGATTCTGAGCAACCCGCCGTTCCATGTCGGGGTCCACACCGATTATTTCGCCACCGAGAACTTGCTGCGAAAAGCGGCCAAACATCTGAAAAACGGCGGCGAACTGCGGCTGGTGGCGAACAGTTTCCTGAAGTACCAGCCGCTGATCGAGGAGCATCTGGGCGTGTGTGCGATCAAGGCCGAAGGCAATGGCTTCCGGATCTATCGGGCCAAGCGCGGCTGA